From the genome of Komagataeibacter sucrofermentans DSM 15973, one region includes:
- a CDS encoding type II toxin-antitoxin system VapC family toxin codes for MRLLLDTHLLLWAAGNPGKLSADARTFMEDPLNILMFSAASLWEVTIKAGLGRADFQVDPHLLRRGLIENGYEDLPVTSQHAVAVGQLPDIHRDPFDRILVAQATVEGLLLLTHDPLVQSYPGPIRAV; via the coding sequence ATGAGGCTTCTGCTCGATACCCACCTGCTCCTGTGGGCAGCCGGAAACCCGGGGAAACTCTCCGCCGATGCCCGGACATTCATGGAAGACCCTCTGAACATCCTGATGTTTAGCGCCGCAAGCCTGTGGGAAGTCACGATCAAGGCCGGGCTTGGCCGGGCAGACTTCCAGGTTGATCCGCATCTGTTGCGTCGTGGCCTCATCGAGAACGGGTATGAAGACCTCCCCGTCACCAGTCAGCATGCCGTGGCAGTTGGACAGCTTCCCGATATTCATCGCGACCCTTTTGACCGTATCCTTGTCGCCCAGGCCACGGTCGAAGGGCTCCTCCTCCTGACCCATGATCCACTCGTGCAGTCCTATCCAGGCCCCATCAGGGCCGTCTAA
- a CDS encoding Rrf2 family transcriptional regulator: MRTDYAFRVLIHLARHGHTQNRITVRHIAERHNISHNHLVKVVNDLCHHDLLVGTRGRNGGVSLARSPKDINVGHVIRLMETEGEVMTGCAPLQGRPCILADACRLRHLTRQATDAFMAILDGMSVHDLLS; encoded by the coding sequence TTGCGTACCGACTACGCCTTCCGCGTGCTGATCCATCTGGCCCGCCATGGACACACACAGAACCGCATAACGGTCCGGCACATCGCCGAGCGGCACAATATCTCCCATAACCATCTCGTGAAGGTCGTCAACGACTTGTGCCATCATGATCTCCTGGTGGGAACCCGGGGGCGGAATGGTGGCGTCAGCCTGGCCCGCTCCCCGAAAGACATCAATGTCGGGCATGTCATCCGCCTCATGGAAACCGAAGGTGAAGTCATGACCGGCTGTGCGCCGCTTCAGGGCAGACCCTGCATCCTGGCAGATGCCTGCCGTCTCCGTCACCTGACCAGACAGGCAACCGATGCTTTTATGGCCATCCTCGACGGCATGAGCGTGCATGATCTCCTGTCCTGA
- a CDS encoding DUF6118 family protein — protein sequence MSETDPAARAFEDLCAEMTVLRRSVEALPQAWRDNRPPDYTPDLARLVKALNDVGARMKAIEASPTLKMTPQAYGQGVRQAGLSVCQDMQAAFHTAIRAVQVERQQLTDIVGQARTQDRQNWWVLKVGLACLAVGIGFSPALTYLLPSSLGTRVASFIVGGQDRWESGALMMEADNPESLRHMVRANRLVDASRDRIAGCQKTANETKVDQSCVLTVRPDGS from the coding sequence ATGAGCGAGACGGATCCGGCCGCGCGCGCCTTTGAGGATCTGTGCGCCGAAATGACGGTGCTCCGGCGCAGCGTGGAAGCGCTGCCCCAGGCATGGCGGGACAACCGGCCGCCTGACTACACGCCGGACCTGGCCAGGCTGGTCAAGGCCCTGAACGACGTGGGCGCGCGCATGAAGGCGATCGAGGCCAGTCCGACGCTGAAGATGACGCCGCAGGCCTATGGGCAGGGGGTACGACAGGCAGGGCTTTCCGTCTGTCAGGACATGCAGGCCGCCTTTCATACCGCGATCCGTGCGGTTCAGGTGGAGCGGCAGCAACTGACCGACATTGTCGGACAGGCCCGTACCCAGGACCGTCAGAACTGGTGGGTGCTGAAGGTCGGGCTGGCCTGTCTGGCTGTCGGGATCGGGTTCTCGCCTGCCTTGACCTATCTCCTACCATCGTCACTAGGGACGCGGGTGGCCTCCTTTATCGTGGGCGGACAGGATCGGTGGGAATCTGGTGCGTTGATGATGGAGGCCGACAATCCCGAAAGCCTGCGGCATATGGTCCGGGCCAACCGGCTTGTGGACGCCAGTCGGGACCGGATCGCTGGCTGCCAGAAAACGGCCAACGAGACGAAGGTGGACCAGTCCTGTGTCCTGACCGTCCGGCCGGATGGGTCATAA
- a CDS encoding PIN domain nuclease, whose amino-acid sequence MILVDSSVWIDFFRGTVTPQVDVLDRLLGEEPVAIGDLMMTEVLQGFASERDFNTARRMLGALDLVEIGGRDVMIEAARYFRDLRGRGITIRKTIDTLIATRCIVSGYRLLYSDRDFDPFVTHLGLERAA is encoded by the coding sequence ATGATCCTGGTGGATTCCTCGGTCTGGATCGATTTTTTCCGGGGTACGGTGACGCCACAGGTTGATGTTCTAGACCGGCTTCTGGGAGAAGAACCTGTCGCCATTGGGGATCTGATGATGACGGAAGTTCTCCAGGGATTTGCGAGTGAGCGGGATTTCAACACGGCACGGCGGATGCTTGGTGCCCTGGATCTGGTGGAGATCGGGGGACGTGATGTCATGATCGAGGCGGCACGATATTTTCGTGACCTGCGCGGCAGAGGCATCACCATCCGGAAGACCATTGATACCCTGATTGCCACACGATGCATCGTAAGCGGGTATCGGCTTCTTTACAGTGACCGGGACTTTGATCCGTTTGTGACACATCTGGGGCTGGAACGGGCTGCCTGA
- a CDS encoding type II toxin-antitoxin system VapB family antitoxin: MRTNIIIDDALMTDALKASGVKTKKEAVELGLRTLIRLKQQRELRTLRGKLDWQGDLDAMRSDA, from the coding sequence ATGCGAACAAACATCATCATTGACGATGCCCTCATGACAGATGCGCTGAAGGCGTCTGGTGTCAAAACCAAGAAGGAAGCGGTCGAACTCGGGTTGCGGACGCTGATCAGGCTGAAGCAGCAGCGGGAACTCCGTACCTTGCGGGGGAAGCTCGACTGGCAGGGTGATCTTGATGCCATGCGTTCCGACGCATGA
- a CDS encoding type II toxin-antitoxin system VapC family toxin — MILLDTNVISEPWKPVPEPRVLAWIDGQAIETLFLSAVTVAELRFGIGAMPTGRRRSVLHERLEQEVLPLFAGRVLSFDLAASQAYAELMVRARSEGRAIGKADGYIAATAASRGYVVASRDVSPFEAAGVRVLNPWEDT, encoded by the coding sequence ATGATCCTGCTCGATACCAATGTGATCTCGGAGCCGTGGAAGCCCGTCCCGGAGCCGCGTGTTCTGGCCTGGATCGATGGACAGGCGATCGAGACGCTTTTCCTGTCTGCCGTCACGGTGGCGGAACTGCGTTTCGGGATCGGGGCGATGCCGACCGGTCGGCGGCGTTCTGTACTGCATGAGCGGCTGGAACAGGAGGTATTGCCCTTGTTCGCGGGGCGTGTCCTGTCGTTCGATCTGGCGGCGTCCCAGGCCTATGCCGAACTGATGGTGCGGGCCAGGTCAGAGGGTCGGGCGATTGGCAAGGCAGATGGCTATATTGCCGCGACTGCCGCATCCCGTGGTTATGTCGTGGCCAGTCGCGACGTGTCGCCTTTCGAGGCGGCTGGTGTGCGGGTTCTCAATCCGTGGGAGGATACCTGA